Within the Ensifer canadensis genome, the region GTCGCTGCGGGGCAGGGCGTCGAGTTCCGACAGCGAGGCGACGCGCCGAGCGACCCCGTCAACTGGGGACAGGCGCGGATCCGGGAAGCCTATGCCAGTGTTGGCCAACAGTAGCGTCGGCAGCACCACGAGGAGCAATTCTCTGCCTCAATCGATGCCGACCATGGAATTCTGCAGTGGCGCTACACCTGTTCAGGGTCGGCGACTGTGAAGAGTTCCATCGTGGCAAAGCCGCGGATTTCATGGCTGCCGAGCGAGCGAAGCCGTTGCTTGCTTTCAGCTGCTGCAGCCGGGCCGACGCAGATGGCCGTGCCCAGAAATTTGTTTGCCTCCTGCAGTCGCGCTGCAAGGTTGATGGCGTCGCCATGGGCGGTGTAGTCGAGCTTGCCGCCGGCGCCGACTTCGCCAAGCACCGCCTGACCCGTCTCGACCCCGATGCGCGTGCGCCCGAAATCCCGTGCGGCAAACTGCGGTCGCCTGCGCATTTCTTCGGTCAACGCATGGATTGCCTTGGCGCATTCGATTGCCTTGTCGACATGATCGGCCAGATCCTCCGGCGCGTTGAAGAAGGCGTGCACGGCGTCGCCGACCACCTTGTCGACCATGCCGCCATATTGCGCTACCAGCCCGTTGACCTCGGTAAAATAGATATCGAGCAGGGCGATGAGGTCGCGCGGCCCGAGTTTTTGCGAAAGCGTCGAAAAGCTCTCGATGTCGGTGAACAGCGCCGTCACCGCCCGTTCCTCGCCCGCAACCCGGGCAGCACCTGGATTGTCGATGTAGCGCGCGACGACGGATTGCGGCAGGTATCGCGAGAATTTTTCCCGCGCCGTCGCTTCCGCCCGCCTGACATGGGCGAACTGCAGCGTGCTGGTCACTGCCAGCACGGCAGCAAGTGCGACTGAAATGCTCACTGCATCGACGAGCCAGCCGCTGGTGCGGTAGATCGCGGCAGTCGCCGCGACGACGACGGCAACCGCGACGATGCCGAGCACGGCCGATGTCATCGGCCGGAGCCTTGCCGCGCCATAGGCGGCGGCAATGCCCGCTGCCAGCGAGAACAGGGCCTCGATGACGGGAAGCCGCGCGTCACGCCGTGGAATGAAACCGGTGGCGATCGCATTGGCGATATCGGCATGGATCTGAACCGAGGGCTCGAGCGGCATTGAGGCGCTCGGCCGGAGGCCGCCGAGATTGGGCAGGCTGCTGCCGATGAAGACGAGTTTGCCCGCAAACCTGTCGCTGCCTGCTTTCCCTGAGAGAACGTCGGCTGCCGAAATGGTCCGGGCGGCGATCAAGTCA harbors:
- a CDS encoding CHASE2 domain-containing protein → MTVQPRRQFRFTPLAGGILTSLIVALALYFYAEPVFETQRELFFDRLMQWVPSPQSPDIVVVDIDRAAYQSRPDGDWDRAATAELLSGLTVAGAKVIAVDFVFSSDCAAELPGNTSLSQALSKTPVVLGFLIADTLQERPRPAPPLALSRPFAAPELWFLDGAETSCPSFMDHAKAAAASFLVGDEDARIRRVQAFAVLGEEAYPTLAIEATRLMMGAGTPILGGDPAWLRLDRQVITLDDTGSLRFVASTPDLIAARTISAADVLSGKAGSDRFAGKLVFIGSSLPNLGGLRPSASMPLEPSVQIHADIANAIATGFIPRRDARLPVIEALFSLAAGIAAAYGAARLRPMTSAVLGIVAVAVVVAATAAIYRTSGWLVDAVSISVALAAVLAVTSTLQFAHVRRAEATAREKFSRYLPQSVVARYIDNPGAARVAGEERAVTALFTDIESFSTLSQKLGPRDLIALLDIYFTEVNGLVAQYGGMVDKVVGDAVHAFFNAPEDLADHVDKAIECAKAIHALTEEMRRRPQFAARDFGRTRIGVETGQAVLGEVGAGGKLDYTAHGDAINLAARLQEANKFLGTAICVGPAAAAESKQRLRSLGSHEIRGFATMELFTVADPEQV